From a region of the Palaeococcus ferrophilus DSM 13482 genome:
- a CDS encoding Rossmann-like domain-containing protein, producing the protein MLLSEIKRKALELSDGLKLLDFGFGLPYTWILAEGPDGKALGVAMTLPEEIQRYRNSIDEPSIEAFIEKADSLNVIERTLGIAAINAVSQYHIDLSGAEWVDVLELLPEDAGRVAMIGNMPPVVRALREKGIKTLVFERNPKLWDRETLSDALEYILLPGAEAVIASGSALVNGTLEMILDRAKNAELIVLTGPTAQLHPELVKGTGITHLAAMNVVNLKRALLGLKLGSFRGFEEGNRKYVVEVR; encoded by the coding sequence TTGCTTTTGAGCGAAATCAAAAGAAAGGCTCTTGAGCTCTCAGACGGGCTTAAACTGCTCGATTTCGGCTTTGGGTTGCCCTACACCTGGATATTGGCGGAAGGGCCAGATGGAAAGGCCCTGGGCGTCGCCATGACTCTTCCTGAGGAGATTCAGAGGTACAGGAACTCGATAGACGAGCCATCCATTGAGGCCTTCATCGAAAAGGCCGACAGCCTGAACGTCATCGAGCGAACCCTCGGGATAGCGGCGATAAACGCGGTCTCACAGTACCACATCGACCTGAGCGGCGCGGAGTGGGTTGACGTCCTTGAGCTCCTCCCAGAAGACGCGGGCAGAGTGGCCATGATAGGCAACATGCCGCCGGTGGTCAGGGCTCTCCGCGAGAAGGGAATTAAAACCCTCGTCTTCGAGAGGAACCCGAAGCTCTGGGATAGAGAGACTCTCAGCGACGCTTTAGAGTACATTCTTCTCCCGGGGGCTGAAGCGGTAATCGCCAGCGGCTCAGCGCTCGTAAACGGGACCCTTGAGATGATCCTCGACAGGGCGAAAAATGCGGAACTGATAGTTCTGACCGGCCCAACAGCCCAGCTCCATCCGGAGCTCGTCAAAGGGACGGGAATTACCCACCTCGCGGCGATGAACGTGGTGAACCTTAAAAGGGCCCTCCTCGGCCTTAAGCTCGGCTCCTTCAGGGGGTTTGAGGAGGGCAACAGGAAGTACGTGGTGGAGGTTCGCTAA
- a CDS encoding P-loop NTPase: MQIAVSGGKGGTGKSTVAVNLAVALKKLGTELTFADLDVEAPNDHLLLGVELKNERAVMQFMPRFDYSKCTKCRKCAEVCEEHAIITMRDGTPFLMPTLCSGCRACEIVCPVLGAILPGERLIGHTYVTETPYGFTLVTGKLREGEERSMPLVVAAKKKALEVREGLLMVDTAAGTGNTVSKAIEGSKLLIAVTEPTPLGIHDTELILELGRLMGIPTWVVVNRADLGEKEKVYGLARKYGAEVVAEIPYSENIVRSYVEGKPIVLIEYPEAEIFKGLAKRVLEFLGGGE, encoded by the coding sequence TTGCAGATAGCCGTGAGCGGTGGAAAAGGGGGTACTGGAAAGTCTACAGTGGCTGTAAACCTTGCTGTAGCACTCAAAAAGCTCGGAACGGAGCTTACTTTTGCCGACCTCGATGTTGAGGCTCCGAACGACCACCTTCTCCTGGGGGTGGAGCTCAAAAACGAGAGGGCTGTTATGCAGTTCATGCCGCGCTTCGATTACTCGAAGTGTACAAAATGCCGGAAGTGTGCGGAGGTCTGCGAGGAGCACGCCATCATAACCATGCGCGATGGAACGCCTTTCCTCATGCCGACGCTCTGCTCCGGCTGCCGGGCATGTGAAATCGTCTGTCCCGTCCTGGGGGCCATACTCCCGGGGGAGAGGCTCATAGGGCACACCTACGTTACGGAAACCCCCTACGGCTTCACCCTCGTCACGGGCAAACTGAGGGAGGGCGAAGAGAGGTCAATGCCCCTCGTAGTTGCGGCAAAGAAGAAGGCGCTTGAGGTGAGGGAGGGGCTCCTGATGGTGGATACGGCGGCCGGAACCGGCAATACAGTTTCCAAGGCTATCGAGGGTTCAAAGCTCCTCATAGCGGTTACCGAGCCAACCCCCCTCGGAATCCACGACACGGAACTCATCCTCGAGCTTGGGAGGCTTATGGGTATTCCAACGTGGGTCGTGGTGAACAGGGCAGACCTCGGCGAGAAGGAGAAGGTCTACGGGCTCGCCCGGAAGTACGGGGCCGAGGTGGTTGCGGAGATACCCTACAGCGAGAACATCGTGAGGAGCTACGTTGAGGGGAAGCCGATAGTCCTGATCGAGTACCCCGAAGCGGAGATATTCAAAGGCCTTGCCAAGAGGGTTCTCGAATTCCTCGGAGGTGGTGAGTGA
- a CDS encoding radical SAM protein: MIAFGPVPSRRLGRSLGVNNIPDKVCSFACVYCQIGKTLRMELERRPFYEPELIFQEVKEKVEEALARNERIDYITFVPDGEPTLDINLGREVELLKTFGIPLAILTNSSLIWREDVREDLLKFDFVSLKVDAVSEPLWRRINRPHKSLSLEKILESMLEFRKDFRGKVVTETMLVDEIDYGDEFEKIAEFLKELKPDKAYIAIPTRPPAEPWVKPAKEEVIHRAYQIFSEILGEERVEYLIGYEGNAFAFTGNVEEDLLSITAVHPMREEAVREFLEKANADWSVVEKLLKEGTLIELEYNGRKFYMRKLKSRE; encoded by the coding sequence ATGATAGCCTTCGGACCGGTCCCTTCAAGGAGGCTCGGCAGGAGCCTCGGTGTGAACAACATCCCCGATAAGGTGTGCTCATTCGCCTGCGTTTACTGCCAGATAGGGAAGACCCTGAGGATGGAACTTGAGAGGAGGCCCTTCTACGAGCCAGAACTAATCTTCCAGGAGGTTAAGGAGAAAGTAGAAGAAGCGCTCGCGAGGAACGAGCGGATAGACTACATCACATTCGTCCCCGATGGAGAGCCGACTCTCGACATCAACCTCGGAAGGGAAGTTGAACTCTTGAAGACATTTGGAATTCCCCTCGCGATTCTCACGAACTCCTCGCTCATCTGGAGGGAGGACGTCAGGGAGGATCTCCTAAAGTTCGACTTCGTCTCGCTGAAGGTCGATGCCGTCAGCGAGCCGCTCTGGAGGAGAATAAACAGGCCCCACAAGAGCCTGAGTCTTGAGAAGATCCTCGAGAGCATGCTGGAGTTCAGGAAGGACTTTAGGGGAAAGGTCGTCACCGAGACGATGCTGGTAGATGAAATAGACTACGGAGACGAGTTTGAGAAGATAGCCGAGTTTCTGAAGGAGCTGAAACCGGATAAAGCGTACATAGCGATCCCCACGAGGCCGCCGGCAGAGCCGTGGGTAAAACCGGCTAAGGAAGAAGTAATCCACCGCGCTTACCAGATCTTCAGCGAGATTCTGGGAGAAGAACGGGTTGAGTACCTCATAGGCTACGAGGGGAACGCTTTCGCCTTCACAGGCAACGTTGAGGAGGATCTGCTGAGCATAACCGCGGTTCACCCAATGCGCGAGGAAGCCGTTAGGGAGTTCCTGGAGAAGGCGAACGCCGACTGGAGCGTCGTTGAGAAGCTCCTGAAAGAAGGAACGCTGATAGAGCTCGAATACAACGGAAGGAAGTTCTACATGAGGAAGCTGAAGAGCAGGGAGTAA
- a CDS encoding nucleotide-binding protein — MQIAIASGKGGVGKSTITASLLYFLKDEYSFVAVDADAEAPNLGLLLGVREWEEEREHVGAKVARINTESCIRCGICMERCPYDCIYLDEEGNYVVNELTCEGCNVCGLVCPVAGTISLEEVRSGVVRKATTKYGFPIISAQLDVGRPESGKLVTEEKEWAAKLMKELNLEHMIVDSAAGIGCQVIASLGGADVAILIAEPTPASLSDVQRAYKVVQHFREPAYLIINKADINPGFTALREWAESEGIPILGEVPYDRAIPRSMVVLRPVVEAFPDSKASLAIRGIAERIKEEIIG; from the coding sequence ATGCAGATAGCGATAGCGAGCGGCAAGGGCGGTGTTGGAAAGAGCACCATCACAGCCTCGCTCCTCTACTTCCTCAAGGACGAGTACTCGTTTGTGGCGGTTGATGCCGACGCTGAGGCGCCAAACCTCGGCCTCCTCCTCGGCGTCAGGGAGTGGGAGGAGGAGAGGGAGCATGTGGGTGCAAAGGTCGCGCGCATAAACACCGAGAGCTGCATAAGGTGCGGCATATGTATGGAGCGCTGCCCCTACGATTGTATTTACCTCGACGAGGAGGGCAACTACGTCGTGAACGAGCTGACGTGCGAGGGCTGCAACGTCTGCGGTCTGGTGTGCCCGGTGGCGGGAACCATAAGCCTCGAGGAGGTCCGCTCCGGCGTTGTCAGGAAGGCGACCACCAAGTACGGCTTCCCCATCATCTCGGCCCAGCTCGACGTTGGAAGGCCCGAGAGCGGAAAGCTGGTAACTGAAGAGAAGGAATGGGCCGCGAAGCTGATGAAGGAGCTCAACCTCGAGCACATGATAGTTGACAGCGCCGCTGGTATAGGCTGCCAGGTGATAGCGAGCCTTGGAGGAGCGGACGTTGCCATACTCATAGCCGAGCCGACGCCAGCTTCACTCAGCGACGTCCAGAGGGCCTACAAGGTCGTTCAGCACTTCAGGGAACCGGCCTACCTCATAATCAACAAGGCCGACATCAACCCCGGCTTTACCGCCCTCAGGGAGTGGGCCGAGAGCGAGGGCATCCCCATACTTGGAGAAGTGCCCTACGATAGGGCCATTCCAAGGAGCATGGTGGTGCTCAGGCCGGTGGTGGAAGCGTTCCCCGACTCAAAGGCTTCCCTCGCGATAAGGGGGATAGCCGAGAGGATAAAAGAGGAGATAATCGGCTGA
- a CDS encoding NifB/NifX family molybdenum-iron cluster-binding protein, with protein MAEKRCLKVAFGMEDDEHLIDAHYGDSEFFAIYEVCEDGSVKLLEKRHNKARDFEEEEDEGHGDPRKFKAVVGQLLDVDVLAAFRMGPNFLRIRDKTNKVAFFTRTRDLSVALQRVVENFDDLWEQVGAKKAEKPPIEE; from the coding sequence ATGGCGGAAAAGAGATGCCTCAAGGTTGCCTTTGGAATGGAAGATGACGAACACCTTATAGACGCTCACTACGGCGACTCGGAGTTCTTCGCGATCTACGAGGTCTGCGAGGACGGGAGCGTAAAGCTCCTCGAAAAGAGGCACAATAAGGCCAGGGACTTTGAGGAGGAAGAGGACGAGGGGCACGGAGACCCGAGGAAATTCAAGGCCGTTGTGGGCCAGCTCCTCGACGTTGATGTTTTAGCGGCCTTTAGAATGGGACCGAACTTTTTGAGAATCCGTGACAAGACCAACAAGGTAGCCTTTTTCACGAGGACGAGGGATCTGAGCGTGGCCCTCCAGAGGGTCGTGGAGAACTTCGACGACCTCTGGGAGCAGGTGGGGGCAAAGAAGGCGGAGAAGCCCCCGATAGAGGAGTGA
- a CDS encoding class I SAM-dependent methyltransferase → MEDRYYFFSKAYNDIDSPEYQRRLRELKPYLTSILSSRGKVLDLACGVGGFSFLLEDMGHEVVGLDISDFLLERARAYAKERGSKVEFVRGDARNLPFEDESFDYVVFVGNSVVHFTPSELNQVFKEVRRVLRPGGLFVIQYNDMREILPLLERSEVIADGYWVSRIRKDKDERYFTAVFESPEGSFEVRFNIWGRTAIDLLCKLYFTKVQEVETKEYSYLAVFRRK, encoded by the coding sequence ATGGAGGACAGGTACTACTTCTTCTCAAAGGCCTACAACGATATTGACTCCCCCGAGTATCAGAGGAGGCTGCGGGAGCTTAAACCTTACCTCACGAGCATCCTCTCCAGCAGAGGGAAGGTTTTGGACCTTGCCTGTGGGGTTGGCGGATTCTCCTTCCTTCTTGAGGATATGGGACATGAGGTCGTCGGCCTCGATATCAGCGACTTCCTCCTCGAGAGGGCCAGGGCCTACGCCAAGGAGAGGGGTTCTAAGGTGGAGTTCGTGAGGGGTGATGCCCGGAACCTGCCCTTCGAGGACGAGAGCTTTGACTACGTGGTGTTCGTGGGCAACAGCGTCGTCCACTTCACCCCTTCCGAGCTCAACCAGGTGTTCAAGGAGGTGAGGCGCGTTCTCAGACCCGGGGGCCTCTTCGTCATCCAGTACAACGACATGCGCGAGATACTGCCCCTCCTGGAGAGGAGCGAGGTCATAGCGGACGGCTACTGGGTAAGCCGCATCCGCAAGGATAAGGACGAACGCTACTTCACCGCCGTTTTCGAGAGCCCTGAGGGCAGTTTCGAGGTGCGCTTCAACATCTGGGGCAGAACCGCCATAGACCTCCTTTGCAAGCTTTATTTCACCAAGGTGCAGGAAGTCGAGACCAAGGAGTATTCCTATCTCGCGGTGTTCAGGAGGAAGTGA
- a CDS encoding DEAD/DEAH box helicase, producing MYLRRELIQPRVYQEVIYARCKERNCLVVLPTGLGKTLIAMLIADYRLSKYGGKVLMLAPTKPLALQHRESFLRLFNLPEEAINTLTGELSPEKRREVWRRSKIITATPQTVENDLVTGRIDLGEVSLLVFDEAHRAVGNYAYVYIAKEYLRSARNPLVLGLTASPGGTEEKIREILKNLGIEHVEVRTERSPDVRPYVQGVKVEWVKVELPDLYKDVRKLLRELLKDSLKPLKEAGMIESYSPDVPKKVILEVGSRLNRELASGNYSLARLRIYQAMAMKLYHAIELLETQGLSALRAYLKKLIEEGKKGRTKSARILMEDTRMRKALALVVQASELGLDHPKMEKLFELVRAQLEAKENAKVIVFTNYRETSKRLATELNAMGIKAVRFVGQASRGKDKGMNQKKQKEILELFSAGAFPVLVATSVGEEGLDVPEVDLVVFYEPVPSAIRSIQRRGRTGRHRPGRVVVLMARGTRDEAYYWSSRRKEEGMFEALKRVSEMVKREKQASLTSFVKPKEAPKEEPKEAPVFEKPDKRGVTVYVDSRELKSGVPKFLKELGAEVVVKTLDVGDYVVADDVAIERKSGNDFIQSIIDGRLFEQMGRLREAYPRAVVIVEGELYGVRNVHPNAIRGALAALAVDWGVPILFSRDAKETASFIHLIARREQEEKRREVSLRGEKKALTLAGRQRLIVEGLPNVSATLAKRLLKHFGSVERVFTATEEELMEVEGIGEKKAREIRKVITAPYEEE from the coding sequence ATGTACCTGCGAAGAGAGCTCATCCAGCCCCGCGTATATCAGGAGGTTATATACGCCCGATGCAAGGAGCGGAACTGCCTGGTGGTCCTGCCCACCGGGTTAGGCAAGACGCTTATAGCGATGCTTATAGCCGACTACCGCCTCTCGAAGTACGGCGGGAAGGTTCTCATGCTCGCCCCGACGAAGCCCCTGGCCCTTCAGCACAGGGAGAGCTTTTTGAGGCTCTTCAACCTCCCGGAGGAGGCGATAAACACCCTCACGGGCGAACTTTCCCCCGAGAAGAGAAGGGAGGTATGGAGGAGGAGCAAGATAATAACCGCCACGCCCCAGACGGTGGAGAACGACCTTGTAACCGGGAGGATAGACCTCGGGGAGGTATCGCTTCTCGTTTTCGATGAGGCGCACAGGGCCGTCGGGAACTACGCCTACGTGTACATAGCGAAGGAGTACCTGCGGAGCGCCAGAAACCCCCTTGTTCTTGGCCTCACGGCCTCTCCGGGAGGCACGGAGGAGAAGATACGCGAGATATTGAAAAACCTCGGGATTGAGCACGTGGAGGTGAGGACGGAGAGGTCTCCCGATGTGAGACCCTACGTTCAGGGGGTTAAGGTGGAGTGGGTCAAGGTTGAGCTGCCCGACCTCTACAAGGACGTGAGGAAGCTCCTGCGCGAGCTCTTAAAGGACTCCCTCAAACCCCTGAAGGAGGCCGGGATGATAGAGTCGTACTCTCCCGACGTCCCGAAGAAGGTTATCCTCGAGGTGGGGAGCAGGCTGAACAGGGAGCTCGCCTCCGGAAACTACTCCCTCGCGCGTCTCAGAATTTATCAGGCCATGGCCATGAAGCTCTACCACGCGATTGAGCTCCTCGAAACCCAGGGGCTCTCCGCGCTCAGAGCCTACCTAAAGAAGCTCATCGAGGAGGGGAAGAAGGGGCGCACCAAGTCGGCCCGTATTCTAATGGAAGACACCCGTATGAGGAAGGCCCTTGCCCTCGTGGTTCAGGCGAGCGAGCTAGGACTTGACCACCCAAAGATGGAGAAGCTCTTTGAACTCGTGAGGGCCCAGCTTGAGGCGAAGGAGAACGCCAAGGTGATAGTCTTCACCAACTACCGCGAGACCTCGAAGAGGCTCGCCACGGAGCTCAACGCGATGGGGATAAAAGCCGTCCGCTTCGTTGGGCAGGCCAGCAGGGGAAAGGACAAGGGGATGAACCAGAAAAAGCAGAAGGAGATACTCGAGCTCTTCTCGGCCGGCGCTTTTCCCGTGCTCGTTGCCACGAGCGTTGGGGAGGAAGGCCTTGACGTTCCGGAGGTTGACCTCGTGGTTTTCTATGAGCCTGTTCCCTCGGCCATAAGGAGCATACAGAGGAGGGGAAGGACGGGAAGGCACAGACCCGGACGCGTGGTCGTGCTCATGGCGAGGGGAACGAGGGACGAGGCCTACTACTGGAGCTCCCGGAGAAAGGAGGAGGGAATGTTTGAGGCCCTTAAGAGGGTGAGTGAGATGGTGAAAAGGGAGAAGCAGGCTTCCCTCACGAGCTTTGTTAAGCCGAAGGAGGCTCCAAAGGAGGAGCCGAAAGAGGCCCCGGTGTTCGAGAAGCCGGATAAGAGGGGGGTTACCGTTTACGTTGACAGCAGGGAGCTGAAGAGCGGCGTCCCCAAGTTCCTGAAGGAGCTGGGGGCGGAAGTGGTGGTCAAAACGCTCGACGTTGGGGACTACGTCGTTGCTGATGACGTTGCCATAGAGAGGAAGAGCGGGAACGATTTTATTCAGTCCATCATTGACGGGAGGCTCTTCGAGCAGATGGGCCGTCTGAGGGAGGCCTACCCGAGGGCGGTCGTGATAGTGGAGGGCGAGCTCTATGGGGTGAGAAACGTCCATCCCAACGCCATAAGGGGTGCCCTAGCTGCCCTCGCCGTGGACTGGGGCGTGCCCATACTCTTCTCAAGGGACGCGAAGGAGACGGCGAGCTTCATACACCTCATAGCCAGGCGCGAGCAGGAGGAGAAGAGAAGGGAGGTCTCACTCAGGGGCGAGAAGAAGGCCTTAACATTGGCGGGGAGGCAGAGGTTGATAGTTGAGGGTTTACCCAACGTCTCCGCAACCCTGGCCAAGCGTCTCCTCAAGCACTTCGGCAGCGTGGAGAGGGTCTTCACCGCAACGGAGGAGGAGCTCATGGAGGTGGAGGGCATAGGGGAAAAGAAGGCGAGGGAGATACGGAAGGTCATCACCGCCCCCTACGAGGAGGAGTGA
- a CDS encoding DUF134 domain-containing protein, which yields MPGGMGPGWRRGRRRKRRRIGFIPQVRHFYPAGPPLSPPKPPIFMSYEEFEALRLVDHEGLTQEEAGRKMGVSRGTVWRALTSARRKVALMIVEGRELIILPQGNEVPKDAED from the coding sequence ATGCCCGGAGGAATGGGACCCGGATGGAGGCGGGGAAGAAGGAGAAAGAGGCGGAGGATAGGCTTCATCCCGCAGGTCAGGCACTTCTATCCCGCTGGACCCCCCTTGAGCCCTCCCAAGCCGCCGATATTCATGAGCTATGAGGAGTTCGAGGCCTTGAGGCTCGTTGACCACGAGGGGCTCACCCAGGAGGAGGCGGGTAGAAAGATGGGTGTCTCAAGGGGCACCGTGTGGCGCGCCCTCACTTCCGCCCGCAGGAAGGTCGCCCTCATGATAGTGGAGGGCAGGGAACTGATAATCCTGCCTCAGGGGAACGAGGTGCCGAAGGATGCCGAAGACTGA
- a CDS encoding type 1 periplasmic-binding domain-containing protein, with amino-acid sequence MPIMGINITKLSIEKGNPPVPQVEVDLTPKVNGIRLGEMRTPTGKINGIEVLFEYGVTYKPDVAKASIEGVVFYLPRNRDDVDRILDEWENEKKLDPNMFAEVVNAVTMEAMPLLMLLSKELRLPYPIPVPRVNVTAKG; translated from the coding sequence ATGCCCATTATGGGAATAAACATAACGAAATTGAGCATAGAAAAGGGGAACCCCCCGGTACCGCAGGTCGAGGTTGACCTCACGCCCAAGGTTAATGGAATAAGGCTCGGGGAGATGAGGACTCCAACGGGCAAGATCAACGGTATAGAGGTTCTCTTTGAGTACGGCGTCACCTACAAGCCCGACGTTGCAAAGGCCAGCATCGAGGGAGTTGTCTTCTACCTCCCGAGGAACAGGGACGATGTTGACAGGATACTGGACGAGTGGGAGAACGAGAAGAAGCTCGACCCCAACATGTTCGCAGAGGTTGTAAACGCCGTCACCATGGAGGCCATGCCGCTCCTCATGCTCCTCTCAAAGGAGCTCCGCCTGCCCTACCCGATACCAGTCCCGAGGGTCAACGTTACGGCGAAGGGCTGA
- a CDS encoding class I SAM-dependent methyltransferase gives MPKTEPFENFRERYEEWFERHRYAYLSELEAVKMLLPREGIGAEIGVGTGRFAAPLGVKLGVEPSRSMADLARLRGVEVIEGTAEDLPFEDESLDYLLMVTTICFVDDPEKALKEAYRVLKPGGAIVIGFVDRESPIGREYERNKERSVFYREAKFFSTAEVVELLKKAGFREFEFVQTLFHPLEEVKEIEPVKKGYGEGSFVVIKAVK, from the coding sequence ATGCCGAAGACTGAACCCTTCGAAAACTTCAGGGAGCGCTACGAGGAGTGGTTCGAGAGGCACCGCTACGCCTACCTCTCGGAACTTGAGGCCGTTAAGATGCTCCTCCCCAGGGAAGGAATAGGGGCTGAGATAGGCGTTGGGACGGGTCGCTTTGCCGCGCCCCTTGGCGTAAAACTCGGTGTCGAACCCTCACGGAGTATGGCGGATCTCGCGAGACTAAGGGGTGTGGAGGTCATTGAGGGGACTGCCGAGGACTTACCCTTTGAGGACGAGAGCCTTGACTACCTCCTCATGGTCACAACGATTTGCTTCGTTGACGACCCCGAGAAAGCTTTGAAGGAGGCCTACCGCGTCCTGAAACCCGGGGGAGCGATTGTAATCGGCTTCGTTGACAGGGAGAGCCCCATAGGAAGGGAGTACGAACGCAACAAGGAGAGGAGTGTTTTCTATCGCGAGGCGAAGTTCTTCTCGACCGCGGAGGTCGTGGAACTCCTGAAGAAAGCGGGCTTTAGGGAGTTTGAGTTCGTCCAGACGCTCTTCCATCCCCTAGAAGAGGTTAAGGAGATTGAACCCGTTAAGAAGGGCTACGGAGAGGGAAGCTTCGTGGTAATAAAGGCAGTCAAATGA
- a CDS encoding TIGR00296 family protein — MYHITDEEGEFLVRLARKAIEEYLRTGREIEPPEDTPEKLWEKMGVFVTLNRHKTPPQSALRGCIGYPLPYLPLVKATIRAAIAAAVEDPRFPPVEAEELDGLLIEVSVLTPPELIEGPPIERPKKIKIGRDGLIVERGPYSGLLLPQVPVEWGWDEEEFLAETCWKAGLPPDCWLDEESRFYRFTAEIFEEEKPKGPVKRKPLTPPRRGR; from the coding sequence GTGTACCACATCACCGATGAAGAAGGGGAGTTCCTCGTGAGGCTGGCTAGGAAGGCCATAGAGGAGTACCTCCGGACGGGGAGGGAGATCGAGCCACCTGAGGACACCCCTGAGAAGCTCTGGGAAAAGATGGGTGTCTTCGTTACGCTCAACCGTCACAAAACTCCCCCCCAGAGCGCTCTTAGGGGCTGCATAGGCTACCCCTTACCATACCTCCCCCTCGTGAAGGCCACGATAAGGGCGGCGATAGCGGCCGCGGTTGAGGATCCGCGCTTTCCACCCGTTGAAGCCGAAGAGCTGGACGGCCTCCTCATAGAAGTGAGCGTTCTAACGCCCCCGGAGCTCATAGAGGGGCCCCCAATCGAGCGTCCGAAGAAGATAAAAATCGGGAGGGACGGCCTTATAGTGGAGAGGGGCCCTTACAGCGGACTGCTCCTCCCGCAGGTGCCCGTGGAGTGGGGATGGGACGAGGAGGAGTTTTTGGCCGAGACGTGCTGGAAGGCGGGCCTCCCTCCAGACTGCTGGCTGGATGAGGAGAGCAGGTTCTACCGCTTCACCGCGGAGATATTTGAGGAAGAAAAGCCGAAGGGGCCGGTAAAACGGAAGCCGCTCACTCCTCCTCGTAGGGGGCGGTGA
- the tsaA gene encoding tRNA (N6-threonylcarbamoyladenosine(37)-N6)-methyltransferase TrmO: MNGEKSYTNMCYRPVGVIHSPFKEPKDVPIQASAARGVKGTVDVLSEFEEGLKDIEGFSHVILIYHFHRAKFRSLLVRPYMDENYHGVFATRAPARPNPIGISIVRLVERRGNVLIVEDVDVLDGTPLLDIKPYVPEFDYREGVRAGWLEENVHKLPEAKDDGRFASG; the protein is encoded by the coding sequence ATGAACGGAGAGAAGAGTTATACAAATATGTGCTATCGCCCGGTTGGAGTCATTCACAGCCCTTTCAAGGAGCCCAAAGACGTCCCAATACAGGCTTCCGCGGCAAGGGGGGTTAAAGGAACCGTTGATGTACTTTCTGAGTTCGAGGAGGGCCTAAAGGATATCGAGGGCTTCTCACACGTGATTTTGATCTACCACTTCCACAGGGCGAAGTTCAGAAGTCTTTTAGTGAGGCCATACATGGACGAGAACTACCACGGAGTATTCGCCACGAGGGCACCGGCGCGGCCGAACCCAATCGGCATCTCAATAGTGAGACTCGTTGAGAGGCGCGGAAACGTCCTGATAGTTGAGGACGTTGATGTCCTAGATGGAACTCCCCTCCTGGACATAAAGCCCTATGTGCCAGAGTTCGACTACAGGGAAGGAGTGAGAGCCGGCTGGCTTGAAGAAAACGTCCACAAGCTCCCAGAGGCAAAAGACGATGGAAGGTTCGCAAGTGGTTAG